The region TGTTTCCACTAAAACGGGCCGTGCAGAAACTTTTTGAGGGGCAGGTGCTTGACAGATGTCCTTTGTAATTTTTggcaagggggggggtgtccccgTCGGTAAACCAAAAGAGAATTTGATGCAGTTTGCCGAGCTGGTGGGTTTCAGTGATTAAGAAGGGGCGATCAGCACCGCAAAAGGGGGCACTTTCGATCATTTGGGCAAACAGGCAGGTGTGTAAGCACCCCCTgtccccccctgccctccccctgccccccgccTCCCACATTTATGTTTCTAAAGCAAGATCTTGTTTCAGGTGTTACTTCCCCCGGTTTCACGAGTACGTACTTTAAGATGGGAAAGAGAGCAGCAGATATGGAGAAAACATTAGCTTCGTCTAACCGTGATGCATCGCTAAAGCTGTACGTGGTTACATTGGGTTTGACCCTCACCATGGCGATGGTGTATGGGGCACTGGGCCGCCTGGCAGTCGGTCGGTGCAGAAGAATCTTGCAGAAGGGTGGGTGTCTCATTCTGGAGCGTGAAAATACTGTTGGGGTCCCATTCTGAATCCAGGTCAGAAATGGAGCTTTGAGAATATAGGCTCCTGGGCAAAGGCAATGCCAGTTACTCTAATGCGattatttcaattattattataacacgTTGGGTGTTCACAAGCATGATGTAACAAGAGGAGATGCTTCTGCAGTTATTGCATTACACAGATGTAGTTATTTCAGAGTGCGATGTCGTCTCCTTGACTATTTAATGCTAAACATGGGCAAGATGGTGCTGACAGATGAGTGAAGTATGTTGGACTTACCTGCGTCGTTTCACGGGTAACTCTGGGGGCCGGAGGGGATCGTCCAGCCCGGCGTCCTCCAGGTCTGCTTGTTTGGGCTCGTCCATCAGTCGGCTCTCTAGTCTTCACTGATCAACTGTCTCAGCGTCCCTGCGTGCTACGCGGGGTCTACACTGACTTTTAGTCTCTTAGTGCGGTTTGCAGTCGCTCCGCCTCCTATGTCTGCCTGACAAGTGCCAGTCATATCGCACCGTGATCTGTGCAGTCTGAAGCTGGTGCCGGAACTGTGCACActatatcatttttttttctgtgccaaCCTCAACCAAAAAAAGGAagaacagaccccccccccagcccccctcccctgcctctCTCATCTTactttttctcctttttctttctctctcatgcatctgttcACATCCTGTCCTAATGTAATACGCTTCCTATTTGAGATAAGAGATTAACTGAGAAAAAAACAACCTTTCCTCTTTCCTCATACATGGCAACTCTCAATGTTTTTGTAGTTAAAAAACAACTTAACCATCATTACTCATTGGTACACGGATTTTAATTATATGTTTCACACATTTTCCTGCAATAAAGATGCAAAAGGTTCTTTGTGATTAAGAACAATTACAGGACTGCATATTAAATTAGGCCCAGATGAAAACTGATTGCAAAACTGAACTTTGGAAATATGTTTTGTACATTGGCCTTTTtatacacaaatattttaatcaTCGGGTAACTGAATATCAGGCTCTCAGAGAGCAGAATGATGCTATCCATGGTGTGGTCCCCCTTGCTTCCACAAGAGGGAGCCTGAAATGCATTCCAGGAATAGTCAAAGGGCAAAATCTGCCCCAGGCCTGTCATATAAAGTGAAGTATATTCATTCTGCTAGTTTAAATCTACTTTCTGACTACTTGATTGGGGAGATTATTTTAGCTATTCTTACGGCCAGAGAGGTGAGGCCAATGGTCATCTAAGGAGAGCCAGGCGACCAGTTTTGCTTTATTAGTTCCATGAAAGTAGACCTCTACGCCACAACAACATTGAGACACCAGGCCAGTAATAATGGTTACATGCAGAGGAATGCTGCCACCTCATCATTTCAGTTTGAAGGGGATCTCTGTGTTCTATTGTGGAAGCGGGTGAGAAAGTGCCTGATTTAGACACTTCTACTTTCATTTCAGGATCTTTGTTTGAACTGGCGTGGTAAGTGGCGCGCATGTTTATAAAATCTGGAGTTCTGCTCGTGCTCTTCGTAAACGGCTACTTCACAGACCACACTCCAGAAAGTGAAGAGCCACTTGTAAGATCACTGCTGTCTGGACGGTGTTGTGTCTGTCACGTCAACACACACTTAAGGGCAGATGAATCTGACCTTTGCACTGGTGGAGGACGTACGGCAACTGGGGGAGACTGGCTGATCAGACTAAACTTCTCTACTAAGAATAAACCTTGCAGAGATATCAAATGAAAGCTGGTAGCCACCTTTCTTAGCACACACCGAAGAGGGCCATGTGTCCTCTCCTGATCATTAAAGGGTGCTCACAGGAAGTCTTCGGATGtttgcttaattcagtaaaaatattggaaatgtattggttttataacacaaatcattatatatatatggcacatTAAAATCTATCAGAAGTAGTAAAATATTCAGTAGTAAAAAACTGAAGCACAAATTATAGTTCTAGAAGAGAGTTAAGaagttcattgacaagcagtctcACTGGGAACTTTTTAAGTAGTAACACTTAAGCGATTATatataaaacaccaaacatttgtgtttagtatcccaTTGAAAACCAATGACCTCGAATGCAATTACTAACAAGATGGCAAGAACAGAaatgaatgagtcagtcaaacAAATTGAAATGAAAACATCCTTGTGGAAGATACAATATGTGAACAAAAAAGTAtcgggacacacctcttaatcactgaattcaggtgcttcattcagacccattgccacaggtgtataaaaacaAGCACCCggaccatgcagtcaggtttacaaacatctgtgaaagaatgattcgttctgaagagctcagtgaagtcAGCCTTGgtcctgtcataggatgcctCCTTTGTAatatgcaatattttttttcccgtaCTAGACATTCTTCAGTCAGCTGTAAGTAGTAGTATTGTAAACTGGAAGCATTTAGACAGTTAAACAGATTTCCATCTGCCCACCTACTGCATAACTGTTGTGCTGCATGCCGTAGCACTCTTCTGCAATTCGTCATTATCTGTTGTGCAGCTATAGTACACCctcatatttcatatttattacTTATTTGTTGTTCTTACTCTCTTATATTGCATAGTTTTGCATAGTACTGTGtgttctaccccccccccccccaacctacaACTTCTGGCATGAGAATTCCATTGTTCCTCTGCGCGTAACAATAAAACTTGAAACTTAAAATTCTAAAGATCCCGTATTTGTATTGGTTTCAGTTCCTTTGCATGTTTATAGAAAAATTGTTTAACACTTGAGTCACAAGGCTGAACGCTACACGTCTATGGATCATGAATAAtagacactttattgatccctgtggggaaatcctCTTTTATCCCATCCTGTTCTCCATTACACACTTATATACAagagcaagcttggcagtgaagAGCAGCCACCTGCAATGGCTCCCATGgtgttgggggttaagggtcttgctcacagGCCCATAGATAGGGCCTTCTGAAGGGGTGCTGATttgccagccaatttcactttgtttcAAATCGGGGGGTGCAGTGGTGATGCTCCACTATGGTTAGGACCCGTACTGCCTACAGATGTGATTATTCTGCGGAGGCCggactcaaaccagcaacattctaatcacacacacagaggcttagcccactgagccacatgacGCTATCTATTGCCAGCACATGTGGGATACCGAGGCATGGCTGTGCATGTCAACAATCCACTCAGTGCAATGAGTCAGCTGAACTTGTATTTGGTGCAATTTCATCTAAATACAAACATATAACATCAGCACTATACAGGAGTGTAGCACATAATATAAATAGCATTTAATTATTCTGTTTAATTTTGCAATAGTCAAAACAAAAAAGGGtataataaattaagtgcaataAGGTGAGCAATATGTAATTGCTAAAATAATTATTCGTGATAAGTGAGATTTCAGGCAGCATGAAGATTGTGGTTCATTGATACAATTATTAGACAAGGAAAACTAGCAAGTAGAATACAAGGAGTGCTAAAAGTTACACTATAAATGATGGcaacaaaatgaaaaacaaaataaaaacatttaacgTCAGTATACTTCAAGCAGGTCACCTTAGAATTAAATTCGAAACTGAGCGCACTTGCTTTGCAGCCATAATATTTAATGCTACCAGCGCCTCTCATATTATATGGGCGTACTTGCGGTAAACTTCACTGCTTAATTGGTTAATTGGTTGTTTGTGCAAAGTATGGGTGTACGCTCCAAGTGCGTCGGCGGGTGCTGATTGGAGGAAAAAAGGCAAAAATAAGGTACGTGTGCAGCTTCATACCAAACCGGTACTCGGCCGCGGACTCTTGCCTTACCGGCGGTAGGATGAGCTCGCATTGTAGCTGCACAATCGAACCCGAGCCGTCCAAGAATACTcaggtgggtttttttttctccttaaatATGCATGCATTCTAGCGGTAGTAATATGAAGAGGGGAATGGCGATAAATTACGTTGACTTAAATCAAGTTATGTCGTATCACTCGGAATACTTCTTAGAGTTTTGGGTTGATGAACTAGCTAATTGTGCGCCATTGTTGGCGTAAATGGTTACTTGATAGAGTTACCTTAAAGCTTTTTTGGTtctttttgttcttcaggttttccTGGAGATGAATGTATGTGGTTTGAATGTTCATGCGTGTCTCTAACTGGATCTTTACTATTGAGGCCTGCAAATGTGCCGCTATTGCGTAAAACTGCACGTTAGCCGTATTTTTCACGATGGCGTGCCTGGCAGGACGCGGCTGTGGTGAGAAGAGACGGAGTCCTGACCGCTTTCCTCCGCCGCCTTTCGCAGTCTTGGCCGGTCAGATTCACGGTATGTTGCCAATGCCGTTCTGCTGTTTCAAGCAGGCTGGCAGGGCTCCCCGTCAATTGATGTTTCAGCATACTTGTATCGCCCAGTCTTCGCAGTCTTTTCTGCTGTGCAATTGGTGGAGCGTCCATAATAACTCTTACGTATCCCTGAATATGAATGTTACTCTTTCGTGAAGTAGATGCTTTTGAGTGTCTAACCGCAGAAGTCCATCTGAATTGCTTTTGCGTGATGTTTAGAAGTGCTTCATGTTATACCGGACTTCTtgcatctgaagtttatgcaagtcTTTGtaccaatttttattttttttttgagggggagGGGATGAGCTTTTAAAACCCTCTATGGGCTATTTTGCGTTATTTCACTGCTGGGTTTAAACATTTCATGATCCCTCCTGCATGTTTCAGGGTCCCCCTCTGTTCTTCACATTACCATAGAAATGATCTGAATATGACTAGCCCTGCGTTTTCCCACAGATGCGTGCCCTGAATGGATTCTGGTGGCTTCTTGGATTGTCTCGGCCTGAGATCAGCCATGCCTCCCCCGTGCAGCCTGGGTCCCCTCCGGCCCGTCAATGTCGTACCGGCAGGAAGCGCCTGCGCAGGATAACTCGCCTCTTCTTGGCCGTCTTACCTCGTCGTGTGCAGAGTCTTCTGGGTTACCCTGTCTGCACCAGCATTGGTTGCTCTGTGTCACCAGGCAAGCCCCCCCCCTGCTCTGGTTGTATTGTTTACTGTGACCTACAGAAGCTGACATGAACTCCGCTAATAGCAACCTGCTGTTAGGTGGTAGTAGCTGTTGCCATCTTCTCCGAGTCTGACTGCGCTGCCATCTTCCAGATGTCCGCTGCTCCCCCACCAAGCCCTGTGGGAAGGGTAGCAAACGAAAACAGGACGACGTGGATGAAGACGATGAGCAGCCGTCCTGGGTGGAGGCTTTGACTGAGGAGCTGGCTGATGAAGACTGCCATGAGGATCCGGATTATGAGGTTGAAGCTTTTGCTCGGACGCTACAGAACTGAGAACCCAAGTTGTCGAACTGTCAGCTATGCTTTGCCATTTTGGATTGTAGTCGAGTGCTGGTCTTTAGTGGGATGTGTTTCAGGATTAAGTAGTTTCGCGCGCAAACACACCCAATAAAACTTTAAGAAATGGTTTCTGTCAGCTGGTCTAAGCTTAAACTGGTCTCCCTGATTTCCgtccttttctgtttttaaacAGCCCAGCACCTTGGAGACGGACAGTGAAGAGTATCGCACTCATAATGACACGGAGAGTGACATTGAAATCGAGAAGGTCGGCAACATCACCAGGATCAAAGATCTGACGGTATAACGGGGTACATTTGCTGAAACTTATCCAGATTACCTTTAATCTGGCTAAGAATGAAATCCTGTTTTGTGAAACAGGCCCCAGGAGTTTGCACTCAGCCTTtttggagtcttggctttttaGTGTGAATTGAGTTGACAATGCAGATCACAGCTTGTATTAGGGCTGGTAGTCTGACTGTCTTATAGCCTTTTGGCTGGTTCTACTTTGCTATGAGGAGGAATTAACGCTGATTTCTTTCAGGATGTCCTTCCCAAGCCTTAGTGGACACTGGTTGCCTGATCAGGTATGTCTTTGCTTTTGTTTACTGGGGAGACTGGACTGCTGATGTTACCGGGTTAATCTCGTCTACAGAAATGAATGCATGCGTAACTCTCGCTAATTGTGTGTGGGTCAGGTGTACATTAcattggggaccaaatgtccccacaatgtgactttAAAACCTGTTTTTATAATGTGGAGACTTAGGCCTATATTATACTATTCATATATCTCACATCTTTCCAGTCCCTGCAAGGGGggaactttttttaaaaattattttatagaAATCTATCTGcaatcaaatttatttttgcttcC is a window of Brienomyrus brachyistius isolate T26 chromosome 15, BBRACH_0.4, whole genome shotgun sequence DNA encoding:
- the org gene encoding oogenesis-related isoform X2, which gives rise to MSSHCSCTIEPEPSKNTQDAAVVRRDGVLTAFLRRLSQSWPVRFTMRALNGFWWLLGLSRPEISHASPVQPGSPPARQCRTGRKRLRRITRLFLAVLPRRVQSLLGYPVCTSIGCSVSPDVRCSPTKPCGKGSKRKQDDVDEDDEQPSWVEALTEELADEDCHEDPDYEPSTLETDSEEYRTHNDTESDIEIEKVGNITRIKDLTV
- the org gene encoding oogenesis-related isoform X1 → MSSHCSCTIEPEPSKNTQDAAVVRRDGVLTAFLRRLSQSWPVRFTMRALNGFWWLLGLSRPEISHASPVQPGSPPARQCRTGRKRLRRITRLFLAVLPRRVQSLLGYPVCTSIGCSVSPDVRCSPTKPCGKGSKRKQDDVDEDDEQPSWVEALTEELADEDCHEDPDYEPSTLETDSEEYRTHNDTESDIEIEKVGNITRIKDLTDVLPKP